A stretch of Podospora bellae-mahoneyi strain CBS 112042 chromosome 5, whole genome shotgun sequence DNA encodes these proteins:
- a CDS encoding hypothetical protein (EggNog:ENOG503NZBM; COG:S) translates to MADVDIHEKPKEKRSIRTWTPWLEIVALSAILICIICSAVVVTVSHDQEVSTWRISPAVWLAIFSAISNVAFSSALAAGIAVRFWLRASGGTQLSQLHYIWDHGRGLGFWPAIKSGSEARKVTLICTIAYLVQFSSGPLFQRSTHTLAQNRVVQQNMFFDIANRIPDGWSGNWQSDRTVIHNRRVMSQTQAWYRNDSITVPSTEGYVCDGTCSGSVRGAGFVYTCAPTTYQPLDLSTNASHKATVFHIRAELVADERSEPLLTLLTKHIDKLEGNCQATVKIDRCNITAAVVEHPIIIQNSTAWFDHSAIKFNQSLPIISPYISAGDSLTTPINSGVGPLAGLQAFVSGHMYDNATTTFNPTLKKWLFAGPGPGTLADVFFRAEPWDFGNHSLISCGLSWDSPTEYVLANLHEWQFRVAERVGRGTERQSFEVTKTVPVLVFWNEKQYLGPALAVAILGLLFVASLSWGWWRLEKPVTLSPLETGKVFGGGIFRGVRGDATVSEILREVRDIEVRVDTESGVGADDRITRIEVEMRRPNKVYTTGSGSGIYLSEGIERGEGSQGGSVAGSTRVQSHLGQA, encoded by the coding sequence atggcAGATGTCGATATTCACGAAAAgccaaaggaaaagagaTCCATCCGCACATGGACCCCCTGGCTTGAAATCGTGGCGCTCTCGGCCATTCTTATTTGTATCATCTGCTCAGCCGTCGTTGTCACCGTCTCTCACGATCAAGAAGTCTCAACCTGGCGCATCAGCCCGGCTGTGTGGCTCGCCATCTTTTCGGCCATCTCTAATGTGGCTTTCAGCTCTGCTCTGGCCGCAGGCATTGCCGTACGTTTCTGGCTCCGTGCTTCGGGCGGCACTCAACTCTCCCAGCTTCATTACATCTGGGATCATGGCCGCGGTCTCGGTTTCTGGCCCGCCATCAAGTCCGGCTCCGAAGCTCGCAAAGTAACCCTCATCTGTACCATCGCATACCTCGTTCAGTTTTCTTCGGGCCCTCTGTTTCAGCGATCAACCCACACCTTGGCTCAGAACCGGGTTGTCCAGCAGAACATGTTCTTTGACATTGCCAACAGAATACCCGATGGATGGTCGGGAAACTGGCAGTCAGACAGGACAGTCATTCACAACAGGAGGGTCATGTCGCAAACCCAAGCCTGGTACCGCAATGACTCCATCACTGTACCATCTACGGAAGGATATGTATGCGATGGCACTTGCTCCGGGTCGGTCCGCGGTGCGGGTTTTGTGTACACGTGTGCCCCTACTACCTACCAACCCCTGGACTTGTCAACAAACGCCTCACACAAAGCCACCGTCTTCCACATCCGAGCCGAGCTAGTTGCCGACGAACGGTCCGAACCATTACTCACTCTCTTGACCAAACACATTGACAAGCTCGAGGGCAACTGCCAAGCCACTGTCAAAATCGATCGCTgcaacatcaccgccgccgtggtggaacatcccatcatcatccaaaatTCCACCGCGTGGTTTGATCACTCTGCTATCAAGTTCAATCAGTCACTGCCCATCATTTCACCATACATTTCCGCCGGTGACTCCCTCACCACGCCGATCAACTCGGGAGTCGGTCCGCTCGCTGGCCTGCAAGCCTTTGTCTCTGGGCACATGTACGATAATGCGACCACAACCTTCAATCCGACCCTCAAGAAATGGCTCTTTGCTGGACCGGGGCCGGGAACATTGGCCGACGTCTTCTTCAGGGCTGAGCCTTGGGATTTTGGGAACCACAGTCTCATCAGCTGTGGGCTGAGCTGGGACAGCCCGACAGAATATGTGCTTGCAAATCTGCACGAGTGGCAGTTTCGTGTGGCCGAGAGAGTGGGCAGGGGTACCGAGAGGCAGAGCTTTGAAGTCACCAAAACGGTTCCggtcttggtgttttggaaCGAGAAGCAGTATCTGGGCCCAGCGTTGGCGGTTGCAATACTGGGGTTGCTCTTTGTGGCGAGTCtcagttggggttggtggaggctTGAGAAGCCGGTTACGCTCAGCCCTTTGGAGACGGGCAAGGTGTTCGGCGGTGGCATCTTCAGGGGTGTCAGGGGCGATGCCACTGTCAGCGAGATTTTGAGAGAGGTTAGGGATATTGAGGTAAGAGTTGACACCGAGAGTGGGGTTGGTGCAGACGATCGGATCACACGGATAGAGGTCGAGATGCGAAGACCCAACAAGGTATACACCACGGGGTCTGGCTCCGGAATCTATTTGTCCGAAGGGATCGAAAGGGGCGAAGGATCTCAAGGCGGGTCAGTTGCAGGTAGCACACGAGTGCAGAGTCACCTGGGGCAGGCCTAA
- a CDS encoding hypothetical protein (COG:S; EggNog:ENOG503NYCV): MKWNSLAALGFAAPAQAYLRFGCATLTVQRLDPIVEPGKVPSSHVHQIIGGNAFNATMDPKVDIAEKATCTTCSFRLTQFTSEDFTNYWTAVMYFKARNGSYKRVGQYPNALLGSLTGGMTVYYLQQDFNSNGKQKITAFKPGFRMTVGSPTATNGNNPGLRYTCLKDVMTRFPETADFPKEPCPAGIMAIHHFPACWDGKNLDSPNHQDHMYNTGKGAFTNAGPCPSSHPVRMPQVALETMWDTTPFNNKDLWPTDGSQPFVWSYGDSKGYGTHADYLFGWKGDSLQRAMDSTPLLSNGIKSQSVAQANNCKLQTTTVKENIDGWLDKLPGM, from the exons ATGAAGTGGAACTCCCTCGCCGCACTTGGGTTTGCTGCCCCGGCCCAAGCGTACCTCCGTTTCGGGTGCGCAACCTTGACGGTTCAGCGCCTTGATCCCATCGTCGAGCCCGGAAAGGTCCCCTCGTCTCATGTCCACCAAATCATTGGCGGGAACGCCTTTAACGCAACCATGGACCCCAAGGTTGACATCGCCGAGAAGGCCACTTGCACCACTTGTTCCTTCAG GCTAACTCAATTTACAAGCGAGGACTTTACCAACTACTGGACCGCCGTCATGTACTTCAAAGCCCGCAACGGCTCCTACAAGCGCGTGGGACAATACCCCAACGCCCTACTCGGCTCCTTGACAGGGGGCATGACAGTCTACTACCTCCAGCAAGACTTCAACTCCAACGGTAAGCAAAAGATCACCGCCTTCAAGCCCGGCTTCCGCATGACCGTCGGCTCgcccaccgccaccaacggcaacaacCCCGGCCTCCGCTACACCTGCCTCAAGGACGTCATGACCCGCTTCCCCGAAACGGCCGATTTCCCCAAGGAGCCCTGCCCAGCCGGCATCATGGCCATTCACCACTTCCCCGCCTGCTGGGACGGCAAGAATCTCGACAGCCCTAACCACCAAGACCACATGTACAACACCGGCAAGGGTGCCTTCACCAACGCCGGCCCATGCCCCTCCAGCCATCCCGTCCGGATGCCGCAGGTGGCGTTGGAGACAATGTGggacaccacccccttcaacaacaaggaCCTCTGGCCTACAGATGGCTCTCAGCCTTTTGTCTGGAGTTATGGTGATAGCAAGGGATACGGGACCCATGCCGATTATCTGTTTGGTTGGAAGGGCGATTCTCTGCAGAGAGCCATGGACTCGACGCCGCTGTTGAGCAACGGTATCAAGTCGCAGAGCGTGGCGCAGGCCAATAACTGCAAGCTGCAGACCACGACCGTGAAGGAGAACATCGATGGCT GGCTTGACAAGCTTCCTGGCATGTGA
- the MET32 gene encoding transcriptional regulator of sulfur amino acid metabolism (EggNog:ENOG503P3EU; COG:S), with translation MAEQSSPRSHDRRQQYRDGLPPFSLPPSSGFPLSGADDRSPQASDLHSPSSVYSLSAATSPGFQPAWNSKLSSQHQDLGSQEQYYARKPLPGSPPQSSSPSRFGGQLPPITSLLPPASQYPPSLHPSHYPAHSGPLAPPAGMVAHQHQGYMPQGFGQPPPSLPSIGSSGGPYHEFNVRVGGSVYPVSRESSQQDRPFKCDICTQCFSRNHDLKRHRRIHSATKPFPCPHCDKCFSRKDALKRHRYVKACSGKKSNPGSESSFAIPTGEASTAAEEDEDDDDEQDAPESPSLLPRKSISSTPSQPQLTMKELKPKEPKVPRSMSSKFTFTRPSPKIIVPALTSAALTLAIPSTQLGKRWIIYTLEEGEASAPEYRPSQDT, from the exons ATGGCGGAACAATCATCACCGAGATCTCATGATAGAAGACAACAGTACCGCGATGGACTGCCCCCTTTCTCGCTCCCGCCGTCATCCGGCTTTCCGCTTTCTGGGGCCGACGATAGAAGCCCCCAGGCAAGCGACCTACATTCCCCCAGCTCTGTGTATTCTTTATCCGCTGCCACCAGCCCCGGGTTCCAACCGGCGTGGAATTCAAAGCTGTCttcacaacaccaagacttGGGATCCCAGGAACAGTATTACGCACGGAAGCCATTGCCCGGATCTCCGCCAcaatcatcctccccatcccgatTCGGAGGTCAgcttcctcccatcaccaGTCTTCTTCCGCCCGCTTCCCAGTATCCCCCCTCACTACATCCAAGCCATTATCCCGCGCATAGTGGGCCTCTAGCTCCGCCCGCCGGAATGGTagctcatcagcatcaaggGTATATGCCCCAAGGATTTGGTCAACCGCCTCCGTCACTCCCATCAATCGGCAGTTCAGGTGGGCCGTATCATGAGTTCAACGTGCGGGTAGGAGGGAGTGTCTATCCGGTGTCAAGAGAGTCCTCTCAGCAAGATCGACCATTCAAATGTGATATTTGCACTCAATGTTTCAGCCGAAACCACGATCTCAAACGACACAGAAGGATACACTCAGCCACAAAACCGTTTCCTTGTCCTCACTGCGACAAGTGCTTTTCACGCAAAGATGCCCTCAAG AGACATCGATACGTCAAGGCGTGTAGTGGCAAGAAATCAAACCCGGGGTCTGAATCCTCTTTTGCAATACCGACAGGCGAAGCCTCAActgcggccgaggaggacgaagacgacgatgatgagcaaGATGCTCCAGAGTCACCCTCATTGCTACCTCGAAAATCAATTTCATCCACCCCTTCACAGCCACAGTTGACCATGAAGGAGTTAAAGCCAAAGGAGCCAAAGGTACCCAGGTCCATGTCATCCAAGTTTACCTTTACTaggccatcaccaaagaTCATAGTGCCAGCTCTGACATCAGCAGCCTTGACTCTTGCCATCCCGTCTACACAGCTTGGAAAACGGTGGATCATCTACACGCtcgaggaaggcgaggcTTCTGCGCCGGAATATCGCCCGTCGCAAGATACCTAG
- a CDS encoding hypothetical protein (EggNog:ENOG503NX98; COG:E; MEROPS:MER0005329), giving the protein MLLRSVLLTVASVQGLAFLVEGGPTTARSGRPLIVPRSHDLHERQHDGQLQGWVKRDLVKDGVTLPVRIGLKQGREKEERAHKLLMDISDPKSPNYGKHLTAREVVDFFAPGTQAVGEVKQWLKASGVEERRLGLSGNKQWIQFDAPVQEVEKLLFARFHVYEHPESGVTNIACSEYHVPHNISHHIDYITPGIKLMAGGYDEKIVKRMVGRRGSVWYDSWYEKGRRPGDRKGRKKGGKDKDKDKDRGKGKGQGGSGATSTTNVSTPTATKPAGNIQPDQNEDEFEVTEGCDVDITPQCIRNQYQIPPGTKATKGNELGIFQGLAQHYNQQDMDTYWKYVAPWIPKGTHPELKSINGAEGPIEDPQLAGEEANLDFQVAIPLVWPQKTVLFQTDDEWYQQDQTRADTRYPGFFNTFFDAIDGSFCTMAAFNQTGNCADDSCRDPEYPNPNNDRYGYQGDLMCGTYRPTNVISISYSGFEHAWPESYTRRQCMEILKLSLQGVTVVESSGDYGVGGRRGDPQAGCLGPNREVFSPRIMGNCPYVLSVGATLVKADPKNKGKFIETATERFASGGGFSNVFMRPPWQEKHVAAYLKRANVTELGYNLTATAASTQWGWEPSLLGSVLGKERGKRFNKGGRGYPDVSAIGDNYRVVLRGYADSMSGTSVAVPVWASILTLINEERLVRGKRPVGFIHQVLYDHPEVFTDITSGSNPGCGSNGFPVKEGWDPVTGLGTPIYPKLLKLFLSLP; this is encoded by the exons ATGCTTCTTCGATCAGTTCTTCTTACTGTCGCCAGTGTCCAGGGGCTGGcctttttggtggagggcgGCCCAACGACAGCGAGGTCAGGGAGGCCTCTGATCGTGCCGAGGTCGCATGATCTTCACGAACGGCAGCATGACGGGCAACTCCAGGGctgggtgaagagggatcTGGTCAAGGATGGGGTGACGTTGCCTGTGAGAATTGGCTTGAAACAGGGgcgggaaaaggaggagcgGGCGCACAAGTTGCTAATGGACAT ATCGGATCCGAAATCGCCGAACTACGGGAAGCACTTGACTGCTCGAGAGGTGGTTGACTTCTTTGCACCGGGAACACAGGCGGTGGGCGAGGTCAAGCAGTGGCTGAAGGCCTCGGGCGTGGAAGAAAGAAGGCTAGGATTGTCGGGGAACAAGCAG TGGATTCAGTTCGACGCGCCGGTTCAGGAGGTCGAGAAACTGCTTTTTGCTCGGTTTCATGTTTATGAACACCCTGAATCTGGGGTAACAAACATTGCCTGTTCAGA ATATCATGTTCCTCACAACATTTCGCATCACATTGATTACATAACTCCCGGCATCAAATTGATGGCTGGTGGATATGATGAGAAGATTGTCAAGAGGATGGTTGGACGGAGAGGGTCGGTCTGGTACGATAGCTGGTACGAGAAGGGAAGACGCCCGGGTGACCGCAAAGGACGAAAGAAGGGGGGCAAAGATAAGGATAAAGACAAAGATAGAGGCAAGGGAAAGGGACAGGGAGGATCAGGGGCGacaagcaccaccaacgTGTCTACTCCTACTGCCACCAAACCAGCCGGAAATATCCAGCCGGACCAGAATGAAGATGAGTTCGAGGTAACAGAGGGCTGTGATGTGGACATCACGCCTCAATGTATCCGAA ACCAGTATCAAATCCCACCTGGAACGAAAGCGACTAAAGGCAACGAGTTGGGTATCTTTCAAGGTCTCGCTCAGCACTACAATCAACAAGACATGGATACCTATTGGAAATATGTCGCTCCATGGATCCCGAAAGGAACTCATCCCGAACTCAAGTCGATCAACGGCGCCGAGGGCCCGATCGAGGATCCCCAGCTagcaggagaagaggccAATCTTGATTTCCAAGTGGCTATTCCGTTGGTATGGCCTCAAAAGACTGTTCTGTTCCAAACAGACGACGAATGGTACCAGCAAGACCAGACTCGTGCTGATACAAGATACCCTGGCTTCTTCAATA CCTTCTTTGACGCCATCGATGGCTCCTTTTGCACCATGGCCGCCTTCAATCAGACGGGAAATTGTGCTGACGACTCCTGCCGCGATCCCGAGTACCCGAACCCGAACAACGACAGATATGGTTACCAAGGCGACTTGATGTGCGGCACTTACCGCCCAACAAACGTCATATCCATCTCCTATTCGGGCTTCGAGCACGCATGGCCAGAGTCCTACACCCGCAGGCAGTGCATGGAGATATTAAAGCTTTCACTGCAGGGGGTCACTGTGGTAGAGTCCTCTGGCGACTATGGCGTCggtggaaggaggggggaccCTCAGGCTGGCTGTTTAGGCCCGAATAGAGAGGTGTTTTCTCCAAGAATCATGGGAAACTGTCCCTATGTTTTGAGCGTGGGTGCTACACTGGTCAAGGCCGACCCCAAGAATAAGGGCAAGTTCATCGAGACAGCCACAGAGAGATTTGCTTCTGGAGGGGGATTTTCAAATGTCTTCATGAGGCCGCCATGGCAGGAGAAGCACGTGGCTGCGTATTTGAAGCGGGCCAACGTCACAGAGCTGGGATACAACCTAACGGCTACAGCAGCCTCCACGCAGTGGGGATGGGAGCCAAGTTTGCTGGGCAGTGTGTTGGGAAAAGAGAGGGGCAAGAGGTTCAACAAAGGCGGCAGAGGTTATCCTGATGTTTCGGCCATTGGAGACAACTACAGGGTTGTTCTCAGAGGATATGCTGATAGCATGAGTGGTACCTCGGTGGCGGTACCGGTTTGGGCTTCTATCCTTACTCTGATCAACGAGGAGAGATTAGTCCGAGGCAAGCGGCCAGTCGGGTTTATCCACCAAGTTTTG TATGATCATCCCGAAGTGTTCACTGACATCACTTCTGGATCAAACCCAGGATGTGGAAGCAACGGCTTCCCGGTGAAAGAGGGTTGGGATCCAGTCACTGGACTTGG TACGCCCATCTATCCCAAATTATTGAAGCTGTTCCTGAGCCTGCCATAA